The following proteins come from a genomic window of Lolium rigidum isolate FL_2022 chromosome 5, APGP_CSIRO_Lrig_0.1, whole genome shotgun sequence:
- the LOC124651224 gene encoding calmodulin-binding protein 60 B-like yields the protein MIWRNVLVVLFHLRMKDTRTTLAESKSISQIARMFLKFQKDQTIMMRKLEGKLEKIDGRLENLEEKMEGVILEVKKSARLLSNRHPEQQPRQEPCRESGTASGSNARNTHLRFLNGLNLKTPIYTEKKITSESNSAIRIGIFDADNKMIREGPLSKVKVEMLVLRGDFCSDGRESWTEEEFNSHVVQGRHGQGFVLGGDCSVWLNNGEASFGGTVRFKEGSSRTRSRKFIVAARVCIDGKAADRVREAVMKPVTVLDRRNEANEKRHPPELDDEVYRLEEISKDGTYRKRLNDAQIYTVRDFLKALNKDANKLRGEILRIKRHSSSWEKMVKHARECCLTDMHDLKAYQNVEGNVVIFLNCVHDLVGAKFDGVYTAQENFDPAKKALAYELKECARDQLDSLPFNYVMNGHLPEQVPSSTRSSLGAAILAPDEALEVYGNQLYDGMINHVTQPSHHNEYVHGDQNTVNTQYYNQGEGIPPLSQQQPTAFATPPQWDGELLDWILEGPGQAYIHSQMQVPMSMDGGSAMEASTSVQNSVLQQPSVAEPSTWHGDRLPGAEPSTYPFQGPV from the exons ATGATTTGGCGGAACGTGCTCGTCGTGCTCTTTCATCTGCGAAT GAAGGACACTAGGACAACGCTGGCGGAAAGCAAAAGCATCTCCCAGATTGCTCGCATG TTTCTGAAGTTTCAAAAGGATCAAACTATTATGATGAG AAAATTGGAGGGCAAATTGGAGAAGATAGATGGCAGATTGGAAAACTTAGAGGAGAAGATGGAGGGAGTCATCCTTGAAGTG AAGAAATCGGCTCGTCTGCTCTCCAATCGGCATCCTGAACAACAGCCGAG ACAGGAGCCGTGTCGGGAGAGTGGCACTGCGAGTGGATCGAACGCCAGAAACACTCACCTGCGTTTCCTGAATGGCCTGAACCTGAAGACTCCAATTTACACAGAGAAGAAAATCACATCCGAGAGCAATTCAGCTATCAGGATTGGCATCTTTGATGCTGATAACAAAATGATCAGGGAAGGCCCGCTCTCAAAGGTAAAAGTCGAGATGCTGGTCCTCCGTGGTGACTTCTGCAGCGACGGTCGTGAGAGCTGGACCGAAGAGGAGTTCAACAGCCACGTGGTGCAAGGCCGGCACGGACAAGGGTTTGTGTTGGGGGGTGATTGCAGTGTGTGGTTGAACAATGGGGAGGCCTCCTTCGGCGGCACTGTCCGTTTCAAAGAAGGTTCATCTAGAACTCGTAGTAGGAAATTCATTGTTGCAGCAAGAGTATGCATTGATGGAAAGGCCGCTGATCGAGTTCGTGAAGCTGTCATGAAGCCGGTGACCGTGCTGGATCGCAGGAATGAAG CAAATGAGAAGAGGCACCCTCCAGAACTGGACGATGAAGTGTACCGTCTGGAAGAAATCTCCAAAGATGGAACTTACCGCAAGAGGCTGAATGATGCTCAAATCTACACAGTGCGGGACTTCTTGAAGGCTTTGAATAAAGATGCAAACAAGCTCCGTGGAGAA ATACTCCGGATCAAGAGGCACAGTAGCTCTTGGGAGAAAATGGTTAAGCATGCCAGGGAGTGCTGTCTCACGGACATGCATGATCTCAAAGCATATCAGAATGTAGAGGGAAACGTGGTGATCTTCCTCAACTGTGTGCATGATCTCGTTGGAGCAAAATTTGATGGTGTCTACACTGCACAGGAGAATTTTGATCCGGCTAAGAAG GCTCTAGCGTATGAGTTAAAGGAGTGCGCGCGCGATCAATTGGACAGCCTTCCGTTTAACTATGTGATGAATGGCCACCTTCCTGAGCAAGTTCCCTCTAGCACACGCTCTTCTTTGGGTGCAGCCATTCTTGCGCCGGATGAGGCACTCGAAG TATACGGAAATCAGTTGTATGATGGGATGATCAACCATGTCACTCAACCATCTCACCACAATGAGTATGTTCATGGTGATCAGAACACAGTTAACACACAATATTACAACCAAG GTGAAGGAATTCCACCACTTAGTCAGCAGCAGCCTACGGCTTTTGCCACACCTCCGCAGTGGGATGGTGAACTGCTAGACTGGATCTTGGAAG GACCAGGTCAAGCGTACATCCATAGCCAGATGCAAGTTCCCATGTCCATGGATGGTGGCAGTGCCATGGAGGCATCAACCTCTGTCCAAAATAGCGTTCTGCAGCAACCTTCTGTTGCTGAACCATCGACATGGCATGGTGATCGTCTCCCTGGAGCGGAGCCTAGCACCTACCCGTTTCAAGGACCAGTTTAG